A stretch of Actinomycetota bacterium DNA encodes these proteins:
- a CDS encoding ABC transporter ATP-binding protein produces MSVVIRTEKLTKYYRKERGIVDLGLEIVEGEVFGYLGPNGAGKTTTIRLLLGLLHPTSGKVEVLGHDTRSVKIRRAIGYLPGELALYEDMTVKKLFTYLANLRGLRGLGSAKEFAERLELDMARRIGDLSSGNKQKVGLVQAFMHRPRLLILDEPTGGLDPLMQQEFYRMIREVRREGRTVFLSSHTLSEVERIADRVGIIRDGDLVVVEGLDSLKARAPRRIELHFSGPVPSERFTALPNVEDVAVDDGVVSCRVLGSVDRLIKAAAEFEVTNIISHEADLEELFLGYFRGDGDAA; encoded by the coding sequence ATGTCGGTCGTGATTCGAACCGAGAAGCTCACGAAGTACTATCGGAAAGAGCGCGGTATCGTCGACCTCGGCCTCGAAATCGTCGAGGGAGAGGTGTTCGGCTATCTGGGACCCAACGGCGCCGGAAAGACAACGACGATCCGGCTTCTTCTCGGTCTTCTCCACCCGACGAGCGGAAAAGTCGAAGTCCTCGGGCACGACACCCGGTCGGTGAAGATACGACGGGCGATCGGCTATCTGCCGGGCGAACTCGCCCTCTATGAGGACATGACCGTCAAGAAGCTGTTCACCTATCTCGCCAATCTCAGAGGATTGCGCGGCCTGGGCAGCGCCAAGGAGTTCGCGGAGCGGCTCGAACTCGACATGGCTCGAAGGATCGGCGACCTGTCGTCCGGGAACAAACAGAAGGTCGGGTTGGTACAGGCATTCATGCACCGACCGAGACTTCTCATCCTGGACGAGCCGACCGGCGGTCTCGATCCGCTCATGCAGCAGGAGTTCTACCGAATGATCCGTGAGGTCCGTCGAGAAGGACGCACGGTGTTCCTGTCGTCGCACACGCTGTCGGAGGTCGAGCGTATCGCAGACCGGGTCGGCATCATTCGGGATGGCGATCTGGTCGTCGTGGAGGGTTTGGACTCACTCAAGGCGCGGGCCCCGCGGCGCATCGAGCTGCACTTCTCCGGGCCTGTTCCGTCGGAGCGATTCACGGCCTTGCCGAACGTCGAGGATGTCGCCGTCGATGACGGTGTCGTGTCGTGCCGGGTGTTGGGATCGGTCGATCGACTCATCAAGGCGGCCGCCGAGTTCGAAGTCACCAACATCATCAGCCATGAGGCAGATCTCGAAGAGCTCTTCCTCGGGTACTTCCGGGGTGACGGCGATGCTGCGTAA